The Halotia branconii CENA392 region CTATCCTTGTACGCTAATAGCAATCCTCCTAAAGCACTTGCTAGTGTTACAGTACCGAATCCTCCAGTAGATGCTTTTAACTCCAAAGAAAGCTGGAATCACTTTGCTAGTTCTTTCTTAATTGGTGGTATTGGTGGAGCAGTAGTCGCGTATTTGTTGACTAGCAATTTGGGAATTATTCAAGGACTATTTGGCTAATTAAACTTCTGTTTTCTGTTAATTGGGCATAGGGTATTAGTAATTAATAATTTTTTACTATTCATTGATACCTTATGCCTAATTATTTATAATACTTAAGTTATTGACAATTAAGCAAATTGGCTATATTTTCATTAACTTGATTATAAAAACGGCTTGATTGTGGTTTTCAGGAATTGGAATTAAATAAAGCTGTTTCTATCGCATTGAGAGCAGTTTCAAAATTATCATTGACAACTTTAATATCAAACTCACCTGCTGCTTTCACTTCTTCTTTGGCACGGCATAGACGACGGGCGATCGCTTCTTCAGAATCTTGACCACGACCGCGTATCCGTTTCTCTAATTCATCAAAGTCAGGCGGTAGAATAAAAATGCTGAGAACATGAGGAAAAAAAGTACGGATTTGTCTTGCCCCTTCTAGTTCGATTTCTAGCACTACCAACTTGCCTGAGCGAACTTGATTAAGTACAGTTTCACGGAGAGTACCGTAATAGTTACCAGCAAATTCCGCCCATTCTAAAAATTCGCCTTTAGCAATCAACTGTTCAAACTTGCTGCGACTAATAAAGTAATAATTTTTGCCTTCGATTTCTCCTGGACGGGGAGAACGAGTAGTTACAGATACGGAATAATACAATTGGGGATGGCGCTGCAACAGCGATCGCATTAAAGTGCCTTTACCAACCCCACTAGGCCCAGTTAAAACAATTAACCTGCCTGGAGACTGGTCTTCTTGGGTATTAGCACAACTCTGGATAGGTAAAGCTTGCATTATCCGTTCAATCTGCGAATTAATCAATAAATGTTGTTCATTAGCCTTTATATTTCGTTGCAAAAATTAAATTTAACTAACGAATTTGTAGCACGAGTGACAGAAAACTAGTCTAATTCACATAGTACTGCGGATATGGTGCAAATAAAACTAGGGCTATTAACTTACCCCTAATCAATTATCTACAACATGATGCTCGCGGGAAATCACAAAGCGATTCGCAACCGTTTCAGGCTGAATCGCCGACAGGATAACGTGGCTGGAATCCGTAATAATTACAGCCCTAGTCCGACGACCATAAGTTGCGTCAACTAGCTGGTTTTTATCCCGCGCCTCGGTAATAATCCGCTTAATCGGGGCAGATTCTGGACTAACGATCGCAACTACTCGGTTAGCAGATACTATGTTGCCGAAACCGATATTAATTAACTGTATTTCCATATAAAATTAACACCACGTATGGTGCGCGAAGCTGGTAAGGAAGTTATTTCCATGTTATCCCCAAAAAATTGGAGTTACAACGCTTTAGGTATAGCCAGCCTTAGTTTTTAAATAGCAGATGCTTTTTTTAGCTGTTTATTAGCCAAAACACCTTTAAATATTCCTAAAGACACATGCATAAGTATAATAAGCAAGCTAATCAGCAATTAAAAATATCAGATGTATCAGACTACAAATATGTATTATTATATTACAATTTATTGGATAGCGATCGCTACCTTGGATTCATGCCACTTTAGTAGTTGCTGAGTGAATTGCAGTGCCGTCAGTTGGTGTAAATATGATCTATTAAGGTTTGTATCTCTAATCTTCAGGAAATTTGATGCAGACGCAAAGTTGGTAAGACTTACGCACAAACTTTTATTACTCATAAAAAAATATAGACTTATTGTACGAAATATTTTGAAATTTGGTATAACTAAGGTATAACCCAAAAGTGTAGTAGTAACAACAAAAGTACCTATGAAAACTGCAATTTCGCTTCCAGATTTAGTTTTTGAAGAGGCAGAAGCACTAGCTAGAGAGTTAGGTATATCACGCAGCGAACTTTACACAAAAGCTTTGAAAATATATTTACGGAAATACAACCGTAATCAGATCTTAAACAAACTGAATCAAGTTTATTCTCAAGAGTCATCTGAACTAGATCCAATATTTGCAAAGTTGCAATTTGTGTCTTTATGCCGTGAGGATTGGTAGTGTATCGCGGAGAAATTTGGTGGGCAAACTTGCCTGATCCACTTGGTTCAGAACCTGGATATCGCCGTCCTATTTTGATAGTTCAAGATGATATTTTTAATCAAAGTCGTATTAGCACCGTAATTGTGGTAGTTATTACCTCTAACATTCAGTTAGCAAAAGCGCCAGGTAATGTGTTGTTACTACGTGAAGCTACAGGTTTATCCAAAGATTCTGTAGCTAATGTTTCTCAAATTTTGACTGTTGACAAAACGTTTTTAGTAGAGCGTTTTGGAGTATTACCAGAATATCTACAAGAAGAAGTAGACGAAGGACTGCGAACTATATTATACCTTTAGCTACACAATGCTACTTTTATTGAAATCAAAAAGGTTGCCCAATAAACAACCTTTGTATGTAAAAAAATTATTTAACAGTCTTTTTTAGAGTTTGCCAACTTTGTTGCAATTGCTTCAAGTTAGGCGTATGACCACCATAACGCCAACCCACATAAGCTTGACAAATTTCATCTATTACCTGAGCAGTGGCTGGAGTATGATGCTGATATGATACATTGGCATACTCTAAGGGTGTTTGTGCTGGATGTTTACCTAAACCTTTTTGAGCTGTCCATTGCAGCATTTGTTGATAAAGGCCTTCCATTGG contains the following coding sequences:
- a CDS encoding type II toxin-antitoxin system PemK/MazF family toxin — translated: MYRGEIWWANLPDPLGSEPGYRRPILIVQDDIFNQSRISTVIVVVITSNIQLAKAPGNVLLLREATGLSKDSVANVSQILTVDKTFLVERFGVLPEYLQEEVDEGLRTILYL
- the remA gene encoding extracellular matrix/biofilm regulator RemA; this encodes MEIQLINIGFGNIVSANRVVAIVSPESAPIKRIITEARDKNQLVDATYGRRTRAVIITDSSHVILSAIQPETVANRFVISREHHVVDN
- the gmk gene encoding guanylate kinase, giving the protein MMQALPIQSCANTQEDQSPGRLIVLTGPSGVGKGTLMRSLLQRHPQLYYSVSVTTRSPRPGEIEGKNYYFISRSKFEQLIAKGEFLEWAEFAGNYYGTLRETVLNQVRSGKLVVLEIELEGARQIRTFFPHVLSIFILPPDFDELEKRIRGRGQDSEEAIARRLCRAKEEVKAAGEFDIKVVNDNFETALNAIETALFNSNS
- a CDS encoding ribbon-helix-helix domain-containing protein, with protein sequence MKTAISLPDLVFEEAEALARELGISRSELYTKALKIYLRKYNRNQILNKLNQVYSQESSELDPIFAKLQFVSLCREDW